In the genome of Podospora pseudocomata strain CBS 415.72m chromosome 7, whole genome shotgun sequence, the window TGCCGAAAATGCACTCTGTGCACACTCGCCCTGTGCCCAACTAACCACTGCAATTTCCTGAGAGCCGATGCTGGCAGCATCTTCCGCATCCATGACGATCTTGTCTGCAAGGTGGGCAGTTACGAATGCTGGTTGAGGTGCCGCGTAGGTACCCAGCTCTACTTTCTTTCATCGGATGCGAGCATCGGAGACATGCTTGCCATTTCCCAGCACCTGTCAATTCACCGTCTCCAAGCTGTCAAGAATTCGTGAAGACACAGCAAGACATCTTCTATCTCGCACAAAGATCTATTTGCTGGTTCTTTGGTGAATGTCGTGGTTAGTTGCCTTCATGTCTTCTGGACTTTGGTGAAAATGATACCTGGTACATGTATGTCAGCTGCAAACCGAACAAACAGAAGAGGGTGTTGGGAATCGTACATCTCATCTCTAAACCTCCATGTCCCAATAAATATGATCGACTTGAGATACTTAATGACAGAGGTTGAATTTACAGATGTGCATGAATTGTAAGGCCGAGCGGGTCAGGTGTTCAGAGGGTCAACCTCCGTCTCTGTTGTTATGTCTCTGGTCGGAGCGCAATGTAGCTGTGAAGTATATGTACTTCCAGCTTCAGATTGTCTCTGTGgaagtggaggggggggtgcGCCCACCACAGGCGGGTACGCTTTTCGTTGAGCTACACGCGACTTAGAGTGGTGGGTGCAGCGGCCGTCACCTGCAGCTGAAGGTGGGCCGAGGCTCGGGCCTGTGCTGTTTTCAGACCCAATTTATACTAGCCAAATGTGGAAGAAAGCCTTGCGAACCGCCCGTGGCTTTGCTCTGGCCTCTCCATTTCCCACTTTGATTGACCTGGCAGAGGGTGGCCGGGGCTGGCCGGGGCCGGCACATATTTCATTATCGAAGGCTGAGGTTATCTCAATTTGCTGAGATGCAGCTTGTCAGCTTACACCGAGCTGAAGCGCCCCGTCTCAGTAACCGCAAGGCAGATTCCATGTTGGATCAATAAATATGGTGCCGTTTTCCGGGACCATCTTTGAGGTCCTCATGATGCCAGTGACCTTTCATTCTCTAAACTTTGTTCAATTCCAAACAACCACCGTCTACAACACTCACTGACCCTTGTTTATCCCTCCCACCAGAATGTCTGACAAGTTTCTTACGGTCCCACACCATACAACCGGAAGAAAGCTGCCGATACCTGCTGCATCCACCACTAGCATTCCGAGCAGGTGCATCAGTCCCGAGAAACTAAACAGTCTTCTAAATGAGAAGTTTCCATCTGGAAACTATAACGTGGACGTATGTTTGAGTTATCCCGGATCCATTTAGGTATCTCTTGGAATCTGAACTACATGCTCAACTTCATTATACAGGTCAGTCAAAATGTGTATCAAATACGAGCACCCAGGCATCTCAGCGAGGTATGAGTTTAAACCAAAACCCCGGAGGTCGTCTTAATCGCTAACTCCTTAAAGCTCGAGCTTTTTCGGTAGCGAATCCCGTGGCTGGCTTAAGACCATTGTACATTACAAGCTTTCATCATTCATGTGATCTAGGGCTTAGGCACGACTTCATTGCAGGGGAAGTTGGAACTTGACACCTTATATACACCCAAACACGATCCGTTCAACATCGACCAGAGCTATCAATATGTCTCGTCTTAATATTTATTTGAGAACGAACTACTTCAACTGCCACTTGCGCCCATCACACATGTCCTGAAACATGGCAAATAGTACAAGCCATTGGCATTTccaggggttcaggggcaagAGTGGACCCCTGGATCCACTTATCAAAACAACTTTCCTGGCAAGGACAAAGTCTACAGAGCTTGAGGTCCAAGAGTGTGTTTACCAAAGCGTGGAGTATAACTCCCTCTCTAGCGACATGATAAGGCGGTACATAAGAAAAGCAAGCGTGATTTTTGACATCGACTGAATGAAATAACAAACTCCCTGGTACCTCACCATAACCCCTTTCGCTCTCCCTTCTAACGATACACACTATCTAGACATCCGTTTGGCCATCAACACCTCTTGGCAGTGTTCCCCCCCCGTCTTCCATCTGCTTCGCGACATCCGCCCTCGATACCAACTGACCATCCGGAATCATCATTTGAACCATGGTCTCCTCCATGCTTGTCAATACAGGAATTTTCACGCCTCCCATTTGAATAGCATAGAACCGCCCGTACCCGGATTGGCCCTTCGCAAGAGGATGCCAGCCCATGTGAATACTTTCCTCTGTCGAGATTTTGACAACTTTGATAAGCCAGGGGCCCTCAAATACGAGGAGGTACGGTTTCCCCGGCTCAGGGAACGCATCGCTGAAGAATGTTGCGTTTGGCAGTCTGGCGGGCCCAAGCCTATCATACACGGAGGCGCAGACCCGGGAGAGCTCGCTGGGGTTCACCTTGTCCACTCCCTGATATTGCAGTGGACCGAGATCTGCCTCGATGAGGGCGGCTGCCTGGGCGTTGGGGTCACTTTTGTGGCTGGAGACGAGCCAAATTTTGTACGTGTCCTTTAGGTTGTTTTCTGCGCGCGAGTGCCGAAGGATTTTGGGGATCTCGAGGTCGTCCGTGGAACACgtggtctgccctgcctTCAGGGCCTTGCAGATACCCCTCCCCACATCCAACCACACCTTATTGACGAAACAGTCCACTACTACGGCCACGTCTACCATGCGTTTTGTCTCTTCATCTTCGGTGAGCGACGTGCGGATAAACCGGCGCGCGAGGCTGAAAACCCGGCGGGAAGTGTCCTCAGACCAGGTTAAGGAAGAGCACTCCATCCACAGCTGGGAATATATGTTCTCGACCACACCGATGAGGTGTTTAGCTGTGTATGGCATGAATGGCGTGTTTCGGAGCGGTTGGTGTTCACGGTGAGCGTCGAACCGGCTCAGCACCCTGAGGATAGCCTGTTCCGCCCACCAGAAGAACTCCGTATTCTCTGTGGAGCAGATGGTGTTGAATCTTTTCCGAATGTCTATGTGGAATTCCAGAGGCTGTTTTATTGGTGCATCTCCCCGTACAGGGATCAGCTTCCACCGCCTATGTTGCTCGTCGAACCTGGCCAAATTGCTGTCCCACCTCTCCATGCGGTGCGCCAGGTTGATAAATTGGTCTGAAGCTTTGCGCGGTCTACCCACTACTTTCTGGTAATATTGCTGTATTACCGGCACCAGCTCTATGCTCTCATCCACGTTGCTTCGAATACGCTTGAGGACCCTATCCCAGGGCTGTTGCAGCGCTTCAAGGGCGGCAAGATGACAGAACAGCACAAAATTGTCCGGGTCTTCGATCCTCAGCCATCGGATCTGGTTAGAGATGACCGGGTCCGAGGTTTCCAGCAGCGTCTGCAGCGTTTGTAACCGTGAAAAGCCGTCTTCCGTCACCTGGGCGAGACCTTGACGCTGCTGGTCATCTTCCCCATCTGAGTCGCTGGCATTTCCATCGTTGTTACCCCTGGAGTTCTGGTCCCCGCCATCAGGTTGGTTTTGGGCATTGGTATTCTGGGACGATGACTGAATACTAGGGTTAGGCCGTGGCACCGCCCCTTTCTTTGCCTGGGTTGCTTTGATGTGGGCAAGGCATTCGAGAATCTTAACATCGCTGGAGAAGCGAAAACGACTGAAGTGCGCATAGTTGCGGTGCCTGTGCCCTTGTCTCTGGATCGAGAGCAGGCTTTCTCTGTCGGCCAATGCCGCCTGAGTGGAGGTGACAGCAGGGTTGGTCTCCATGGTCGAAACAGCTTGTTGATCTTGCAgaatgagggtgagggaCGATGTGGAGAAGTCGCACTGAGGTATCGAGCTGTATATATAGGCTCAGAAAGCAGTAGGCGCGATGTGCTTTATATAGCTAAGACATCCCCATTGTGAATAGTCCAATAATATCTGACGTGGCGTCGAGCCTgatcatcaacaccctcgcaCAAtcgccaagcttcctggctcAGCGCTTAAGTCCCGAATCCTTCGCAGAGCTAGCGTTTCGGCAAGCGACTCTCCCAACCGCACATAACACGCTCGTCAAGTCTCTAAAGTCTAGGTTTACGTTCGCTCCTTCTGTTACGTTTGCTTGCCTAGGCGGGCGCGTTGTCCATTTTCCGTCGGCCATGATGGATAGCCCTTTATATCCTCCCACGCTGTCTGAGATGGAAGAACCAGATTGGTTGGATCTCGCTGCTAATGCATCTGCTGAGAATCAATGTCCAGTGGATTCTTGCAATGCGCCCTCCTCACTGgcccctccgccaccaccgcccgtTGCATCATTGATTACCACGGTCAAACCTGCGTCGCATTCAAGTACTTCGATTCAAGAAAAACCATGGA includes:
- a CDS encoding hypothetical protein (EggNog:ENOG503PS0D) → MSDKFLTVPHHTTGRKLPIPAASTTSIPSRCISPEKLNSLLNEKFPSGNYNVDVSQNVYQIRAPRHLSEV
- a CDS encoding hypothetical protein (EggNog:ENOG503PX5M); translated protein: METNPAVTSTQAALADRESLLSIQRQGHRHRNYAHFSRFRFSSDVKILECLAHIKATQAKKGAVPRPNPSIQSSSQNTNAQNQPDGGDQNSRGNNDGNASDSDGEDDQQRQGLAQVTEDGFSRLQTLQTLLETSDPVISNQIRWLRIEDPDNFVLFCHLAALEALQQPWDRVLKRIRSNVDESIELVPVIQQYYQKVVGRPRKASDQFINLAHRMERWDSNLARFDEQHRRWKLIPVRGDAPIKQPLEFHIDIRKRFNTICSTENTEFFWWAEQAILRVLSRFDAHREHQPLRNTPFMPYTAKHLIGVVENIYSQLWMECSSLTWSEDTSRRVFSLARRFIRTSLTEDEETKRMVDVAVVVDCFVNKVWLDVGRGICKALKAGQTTCSTDDLEIPKILRHSRAENNLKDTYKIWLVSSHKSDPNAQAAALIEADLGPLQYQGVDKVNPSELSRVCASVYDRLGPARLPNATFFSDAFPEPGKPYLLVFEGPWLIKVVKISTEESIHMGWHPLAKGQSGYGRFYAIQMGGVKIPVLTSMEETMVQMMIPDGQLVSRADVAKQMEDGGGTLPRGVDGQTDV